The Vigna unguiculata cultivar IT97K-499-35 chromosome 6, ASM411807v1, whole genome shotgun sequence genome contains a region encoding:
- the LOC114188753 gene encoding la-related protein 1-like produces the protein MRGKIGIRIPNPTISNATRRTVVAFSSSSGFGDGGRGRGRGGSLPGSGPFNFNERAPGKPSSSEPNSDITESPIPPGSGHGHGRGKPMPQSGLPSFSSFLSSINQPPAGRGRATVPHRQSDFQPPAGRGRATAPEPPNDLGPPEPKKPIFFTREDRVSPTATDGVPVDVGHLNKLPGGILEVLSGLGRGKFMKQPDQETRATEENRHLRPPRAPGAVASDTLPEKQPIQSRDNAVRNARRFLSQSEDDGSGPGRGRGFGDRGGFGRGRGRGRGRGRGMGRGGLRDRDVDERRGTLKDAEDPYATGLYVGDDADGEKLAKKFGQEIMNQLTEGFEEMSDRVLPSPLQDEYLDALDINYAIEFEPEYLVEFDNPDIDEKEPIPLRDALEKMKPFLMAYEGIQSQEEWEEIMEETMARVPLLKKIVDHYSGPDRVTAKKQQEELERVAKTLPESAPSSVKQFTNRAVVSLQSNPGWGFDKKCHFMDKLVSEVSQHYK, from the exons ATGAGAGGCAAGATTGGAATAAGGATCCCAAACCCCACTATTTCAAATGCCACCAGAAGAACGGTAGTTgcattttcttcatcttctggTTTCGGAGATGGCggtcgtggtcgtggtcgtggaGGATCCCTCCCTGGTTCAGGGCCGTTCAATTTCAATGAAAGAGCTCCTGGTAAGCCTAGTTCCAGTGAGCCCAATTCTGACATCACAGAGTCTCCCATTCCTCCTGGTTCTGGTCATGGCCATGGCCGTGGCAAGCCAATGCCTCAGTCAGGTCTTCCTTCTTTCTCATCGTTTTTATCTTCCATAAATCAGCCACCTGCTGGTCGAGGCCGAGCTACTGTGCCTCACCGTCAAAGTGATTTTCAGCCACCTGCTGGTCGTGGCCGAGCTACTGCACCTGAACCTCCAAATGATTTGGGGCCACCAGAACCCAAAAAGCCCATTTTTTTCACCAGAGAGGACCGTGTTTCTCCAACAGCGACAGATGGTGTTCCTGTTGATGTTGGGCATCTTAACAAACTTCCAGGTGGCATACTAGAGGTGTTGTCTGGACTTGGACGGGGGAAGTTCATGAAACAGCCAGATCAGGAAACGCGAGCTACAGAAGAGAACAGGCATCTTCGCCCTCCGCGAGCTCCTGGTGCAGTTGCATCCGACACTTTGCCAGAGAAACAACCAATACAAAGCCGGGATAATGCAGTGAGGAATGCACGGAGATTTTTGTCACAAAGTGAGGATGATGGAAGTGGCCctggaagaggaagaggatTTGGAGATAGAGGTGGGTTTGGCAGAGGCAGGGGCAGAGGCAGAGGCAGAGGCCGAGGCATGGGAAGAGGAGGATTAAGAGATAGGGATGTGGATGAAAGACGTGGAACACTCAAGGATGCAGAGGATCCATATGCTACAGGGCTATATGTTGGAGATGATGCAGATGGTGAGAAATTAGCCAAAAAGTTTGGGCAAGAGATAATGAATCAGTTAACTGAAGGATTTGAAGAAATGTCTGATAGAGTTTTGCCATCGCCATTGCAGGATGAGTATTTGGACGCGTTAGACATCAATTATGCA ATTGAATTTGAGCCGGAATATTTGGTGGAGTTTGATAACCCGGATATTGATGAGAAGGAACCAATTCCTCTTCGGGATGCACTTGAGAAGATGAAACCATTCTTGATGGCATATGAGGGGATCCAAAGTCAGGAAGAGTGGGAG GAAATAATGGAAGAGACAATGGCACGAGTTCCATTGTTGAAAAAGATTGTTGATCACTACAGCGGACCAGACAGGGTAACTGCAAAGAAGCAACAAGAAGAATTAGAAAGAGTTGCTAAAACTCTTCCTGAAAGTGCACCATCTTCAGTGAAACAATTCACTAACCGTGCTGTTGTCTCCCTTCAG AGTAATCCAGGCTGGGGATTTGACaagaaatgtcatttcatggaTAAGCTGGTTTCGGAAGTGTCTCAGCATTACAAGTAA
- the LOC114187380 gene encoding UDP-glycosyltransferase 87A1-like, protein MEFPLQPHVVVLPYPSQGHINPMINLSNILVSNNPDIFVTFLVTHHCFSRTTSSNAKLRNITFAALPDLRLSADTFDATVHAVMTQMEAPLQSLLDRLHPPPTLLICDAFLSWAVALANRRNIPVAAFWTTSTAELWVQYFHLFQGNQLCLQKKLDYIPSTYWIDGSDVPLLNGKNRKILQLALKSCEWLPKAQYLLLPSIYELESKVVDALKANLKIPIYTIGPSIPYSSVAENSRNPNPNINGGYMEWLDKQPPNSVLYISHGSYLSISSAQMEEIANALHDGNVRFMWVTREESPKLREICGEKKKMGLVVAWCDQLRVLLHRAVGGYWSHCGWNSVMEGIFCGVPFLTFPIAMDQPLISRLIVEYWKVGWRVKKDEKMEGLVRRDVIVELLRKFMDLQSDDGREMRRRAKELQLMVQLAIAENGSSHTNIRAFLNNIVQSEEERVQVQKDG, encoded by the exons ATGGAGTTTCCTCTTCAACCACACGTGGTGGTGCTGCCATACCCATCACAGGGCCACATCAACCCCATGATCAACCTCTCCAACATCCTCGTCTCCAACAACCCCGACATCTTCGTCACCTTTCTCGTTACTCACCACTGCTTTTCCCGGACCACCTCCTCCAACGCCAAACTCCGCAACATAACCTTCGCCGCCCTCCCTGACCTCCGTCTCTCCGCCGACACCTTCGACGCCACCGTCCACGCCGTCATGACGCAGATGGAGGCGCCGCTCCAAAGCCTCCTCGACCGCCTCCACCCGCCGCCTACGCTCCTCATCTGCGACGCGTTTCTATCGTGGGCTGTCGCCCTCGCCAACCGCCGGAACATTCCGGTGGCCGCGTTCTGGACGACGTCCACGGCGGAGCTGTGGGTGCAGTATTTCCATCTTTTCCAAGGGAACCAACTCTGTCTTCAAAAGAAGTTAG ATTATATTCCATCAACCTATTGGATAGATGGATCAGATGTTCCTCTTCTGAATGGGAAGAACAGAAAAATTCTGCAATTGGCATTGAAAAGTTGTGAATGGCTTCCAAAAGCACAGTACCTTCTCTTGCCTTCGATCTATGAGTTAGAATCCAAAGTGGTTGACGCATTGAAAGCAAACCTCAAAATTCCAATTTACACCATTGGTCCAAGCATACCATATTCAAGTGTTGCTGAAAATTCACGGAACCCTAACCCTAATATCAACGGTGGTTACATGGAATGGCTAGATAAGCAACCTCCAAATTCAGTTCTGTACATTTCACATGGAAGCTATCTTTCGATCTCGAGCGCTCAAATGGAGGAAATTGCGAATGCATTGCATGATGGGAATGTGAGGTTCATGTGGGTGACGAGAGAGGAGAGTCCAAAGTTGAGAGAGATTTGTggtgagaagaagaagatgggGTTGGTTGTGGCATGGTGTGATCAATTGAGGGTGTTGTTGCACCGTGCTGTGGGGGGTTATTGGAGTCATTGTGGGTGGAATTCAGTGATGGAGGGGATTTTTTGTGGGGTGCCATTTTTGACCTTTCCGATTGCCATGGATCAGCCATTGATTAGCAGACTCATTGTGGAGTATTGGAAGGTTGGGTGGAGAGTGAAGAAGGATGAGAAGATGGAGGGTTTGGTGAGAAGAGATGTGATTGTTGAGTTGTTGAGGAAGTTCATGGATTTGCAGAGTGATGATGGGAGAGAAATGAGGAGAAGAGCCAAGGAGCTTCAACTTATGGTTCAGCTTGCAATTGCTGAAAATGGCTCCTCTCACACTAATATCAGAGCCTTTCTCAACAACATAGTTCAAAGCGAAGAAGAAAGAGTTCAAGTTCAAAAGGATGGATAG